From one Meles meles chromosome 18, mMelMel3.1 paternal haplotype, whole genome shotgun sequence genomic stretch:
- the CRLF3 gene encoding cytokine receptor-like factor 3 isoform X1 produces the protein MQYISHEPRINILIKESASQTRDVLKQHFNDLKGTLGKLLDERLVTLLQEVDTIEQETIKPLDDCQKLIEHGVNTAEDLVQEGEIAILGGVGEQNEKLWNFTKKASHIQLDSLPEVPLLVDVPCLSAQLDDSILNIVKDHIFKHGTVASRPPVQIEELIEKPGGIIVRWCKVDDDFTAQDYRLQFRKCTSNHFEDVYVGSETEFIVLHIDPNVDYQFRVCARGDGRQEWSPWSVPQMGHSTLVPHEWTAGFEGYSLSSRRNIALRNDSESSGVLYSSAPTYFCGQTLTFRVETVGQPDRRDSIGVCAEKQNGYDSLQRDQAVCISTNGAVFVNGKEMTNQLPAVTSGSTVTFDIEAVTLGSTNNNEGGNFKLRVTISSNNREVVFDWLLEQSCGSLYFGCSFFYPGWKVLVF, from the exons ATGCAGTACATTTCACATGAACCAAGAATAAACATTTTG atcAAAGAGAGTGCATCACAGACAAGAGATGTCCTCAAACAgcattttaatgatttaaagGGAACCCTTGGGAAGCTCCTGGATGAGCGATTGGTGACCCTTTTGCAAGAGGTGGACACGATTGAACAGGAAACCATTAAACCTCTAGATGACTGCCAGAAGCTCATAGAGCACGGAGTTAATACTGCAGAGGACTTAGTCCAAGAAG GGGAGATTGCCATTCTTGGTGGTGTAGGAGAACAGAATGAAAAACTGTGGAACTTTACCAAAAAGGCCTCACACATTCAGTTGGACAG CTTACCAGAAGTGCCTTTACTGGTTGATGTGCCTTGTTTGTCCGCTCAGTTGGATGACTCAATTCTGAACATAGTGAAAGACCACATTTTCAAGCATGGGACAGTAGCGTCTCGCCCACCAGTCCAGATCGAAGAGCTAATAGAGAAACCAGGAGGCATCATTGTTCGATGGTGTAAG GTGGATGATGACTTCACGGCCCAGGATTACAGGCTGCAGTTCCGCAAGTGCACTTCCAATCATTTTGAGGACGTATATGTAGGCTCTGAAACCGAGTTCATAGTGTTGCACATAGACCCCAACGTTGATTATCAGTTCAGAGTCTGCGCCCGAGGAGATGGCCGGCAGGAATGGAGTCCTTGGAGCGTCCCCCAGATGGGTCACTCCACGTTGGTGCCTCATG AGTGGACAGCTGGCTTCGAGGGGTACAGCCTGAGTAGTCGAAGAAATATAGCCCTCCGGAATGATTCTGAGTCCTCAGGTGTGCTCTACTCCAGCGCTCCAACTTACTTCTGTGGGCAGACATTGACGTTCAG AGTTGAAACCGTGGGGCAGCCAGACAGAAGAGACAGTATAGGAGTGTGTGCAGAAAAACAGAATGGATATGACTCTCTGCAGCGGGACCAAGCCGTGTGCATCAGTACAAATG GTGCAGTTTttgtaaatggaaaagaaatgactAATCAGTTGCCAGCAGTTACTTCTGGGTCCACTGTCACGTTTGACATTGAAGCTGTGACTCTAGGATCCACCAATAATAACGAAGGAGGAAACTTCAAGCTTCGAGTGACTATTAGCTCAAATAACAGAGAGGTGGTTTTTGATTGGTTGCTCGAACAATCTTGtggttctctttattttggttgcTCGTTTTTCTATCCTGGATGGAAAGTGTTGGTATTCTAG
- the CRLF3 gene encoding cytokine receptor-like factor 3 isoform X2 — protein MELEPELLLQEARENVEAAQSYRRELGQRLQGLREARRQIKESASQTRDVLKQHFNDLKGTLGKLLDERLVTLLQEVDTIEQETIKPLDDCQKLIEHGVNTAEDLVQEGEIAILGGVGEQNEKLWNFTKKASHIQLDSLPEVPLLVDVPCLSAQLDDSILNIVKDHIFKHGTVASRPPVQIEELIEKPGGIIVRWCKVDDDFTAQDYRLQFRKCTSNHFEDVYVGSETEFIVLHIDPNVDYQFRVCARGDGRQEWSPWSVPQMGHSTLVPHEWTAGFEGYSLSSRRNIALRNDSESSGVLYSSAPTYFCGQTLTFRVETVGQPDRRDSIGVCAEKQNGYDSLQRDQAVCISTNGAVFVNGKEMTNQLPAVTSGSTVTFDIEAVTLGSTNNNEGGNFKLRVTISSNNREVVFDWLLEQSCGSLYFGCSFFYPGWKVLVF, from the exons atcAAAGAGAGTGCATCACAGACAAGAGATGTCCTCAAACAgcattttaatgatttaaagGGAACCCTTGGGAAGCTCCTGGATGAGCGATTGGTGACCCTTTTGCAAGAGGTGGACACGATTGAACAGGAAACCATTAAACCTCTAGATGACTGCCAGAAGCTCATAGAGCACGGAGTTAATACTGCAGAGGACTTAGTCCAAGAAG GGGAGATTGCCATTCTTGGTGGTGTAGGAGAACAGAATGAAAAACTGTGGAACTTTACCAAAAAGGCCTCACACATTCAGTTGGACAG CTTACCAGAAGTGCCTTTACTGGTTGATGTGCCTTGTTTGTCCGCTCAGTTGGATGACTCAATTCTGAACATAGTGAAAGACCACATTTTCAAGCATGGGACAGTAGCGTCTCGCCCACCAGTCCAGATCGAAGAGCTAATAGAGAAACCAGGAGGCATCATTGTTCGATGGTGTAAG GTGGATGATGACTTCACGGCCCAGGATTACAGGCTGCAGTTCCGCAAGTGCACTTCCAATCATTTTGAGGACGTATATGTAGGCTCTGAAACCGAGTTCATAGTGTTGCACATAGACCCCAACGTTGATTATCAGTTCAGAGTCTGCGCCCGAGGAGATGGCCGGCAGGAATGGAGTCCTTGGAGCGTCCCCCAGATGGGTCACTCCACGTTGGTGCCTCATG AGTGGACAGCTGGCTTCGAGGGGTACAGCCTGAGTAGTCGAAGAAATATAGCCCTCCGGAATGATTCTGAGTCCTCAGGTGTGCTCTACTCCAGCGCTCCAACTTACTTCTGTGGGCAGACATTGACGTTCAG AGTTGAAACCGTGGGGCAGCCAGACAGAAGAGACAGTATAGGAGTGTGTGCAGAAAAACAGAATGGATATGACTCTCTGCAGCGGGACCAAGCCGTGTGCATCAGTACAAATG GTGCAGTTTttgtaaatggaaaagaaatgactAATCAGTTGCCAGCAGTTACTTCTGGGTCCACTGTCACGTTTGACATTGAAGCTGTGACTCTAGGATCCACCAATAATAACGAAGGAGGAAACTTCAAGCTTCGAGTGACTATTAGCTCAAATAACAGAGAGGTGGTTTTTGATTGGTTGCTCGAACAATCTTGtggttctctttattttggttgcTCGTTTTTCTATCCTGGATGGAAAGTGTTGGTATTCTAG